A genome region from Nitrospira sp. includes the following:
- a CDS encoding metallopeptidase TldD-related protein, whose amino-acid sequence MTRVIVEQDYTNIAQDLLTRAKNHGATAADVMVADGETLSVQVRMGAVDRLTKAREKRLGLRVFFGQRSASASTSDFSRDSLERFVGETCALAQAVVEDPVSGLPEPGQFATDFPELNIHDATKLQTDQQIDLALRTERAAFAADSRITNSEGGECDSSSGRIILANSHGFVGQYANSSFSLSVSPIASDAAGMQRDYWYGVNRAFAKLDSPEAIGQEATRRTVRKLGARKVSTCRVPVIFDPEVAGSLLSHLCSALSGYALYKGASFLIGQLGQQIAPDFVTIYDDGRMPGGLGTRPFDGEGLPTRKQAMVERGRLASYILDTYSGKKLGLPSTGNAARSIGESPSAGPTNFYMVPGTTTPEQILASVKQGLYVTDLIGFGINMVTGDYSRGASGFWIENGELAYPVEEITIAGNLKQMYANIETIGTDLVFRGRIASPTVKLAEMTLAGN is encoded by the coding sequence ATGACACGTGTGATCGTGGAACAGGACTATACGAATATCGCGCAGGATTTGCTGACGCGTGCGAAGAATCATGGTGCGACGGCGGCGGATGTGATGGTGGCCGACGGGGAAACCCTATCGGTGCAGGTCCGGATGGGCGCCGTCGATCGACTCACGAAGGCCCGTGAAAAGCGGCTCGGCCTGCGGGTCTTTTTCGGCCAGCGGTCGGCCAGCGCCTCGACCTCCGATTTCTCCCGCGATTCCCTGGAGCGATTTGTCGGCGAAACCTGTGCATTGGCGCAAGCGGTTGTCGAAGATCCGGTGTCCGGCCTTCCGGAGCCGGGCCAGTTCGCCACCGACTTCCCTGAGTTGAATATTCACGATGCCACGAAACTGCAGACGGACCAGCAGATCGACCTTGCGCTGCGTACGGAGCGAGCTGCGTTTGCCGCCGATTCGCGTATCACAAATTCGGAAGGGGGCGAATGCGATTCGTCATCCGGCCGGATCATCCTGGCCAACAGCCATGGGTTTGTCGGGCAGTACGCCAATAGTAGTTTTTCCCTGTCCGTCTCGCCGATTGCTTCGGATGCGGCCGGGATGCAGCGGGACTACTGGTATGGGGTGAATCGCGCGTTTGCGAAACTGGACAGTCCGGAAGCCATCGGCCAGGAAGCGACGAGGCGGACGGTTCGGAAGCTCGGTGCGCGCAAAGTTTCTACCTGCCGGGTGCCGGTGATCTTTGATCCGGAAGTTGCGGGGAGCCTGCTCAGTCACCTCTGCAGTGCCCTCTCAGGGTATGCCTTATATAAGGGGGCATCCTTCCTGATCGGACAACTCGGCCAGCAGATTGCTCCGGACTTTGTCACCATTTATGACGACGGCCGGATGCCCGGCGGCCTGGGGACGCGACCATTTGACGGGGAGGGGCTGCCGACCAGGAAACAGGCGATGGTCGAGCGTGGTCGCCTAGCCAGTTATATTTTGGATACCTATTCGGGGAAAAAATTAGGACTGCCTTCCACCGGGAATGCGGCGCGGAGCATCGGAGAAAGTCCCTCCGCCGGGCCGACCAATTTTTATATGGTCCCAGGCACCACCACACCGGAACAGATTCTGGCGTCTGTGAAGCAAGGTTTGTATGTGACGGATTTGATCGGATTTGGCATCAACATGGTGACCGGCGACTATTCGCGCGGGGCCAGCGGGTTCTGGATCGAAAACGGCGAGTTGGCCTACCCGGTGGAGGAAATTACCATCGCCGGCAATCTGAAGCAGATGTATGCCAATATCGAGACGATCGGCACGGATCTCGTCTTTCGTGGACGGATCGCCAGCCCCACCGTGAAGCTCGCGGAAATGACGCTGGCAGGGAACTAG
- a CDS encoding YbhB/YbcL family Raf kinase inhibitor-like protein, with protein sequence MRRLMASMICALLVVPAVGSAAEFQLTSPTIKDRSTIGHEHVFNGFGCTGGNVSPELRWDHAPKDTKSFAVTVYDPDAPTGSGWWHWLIFNIASSVTHLPAGAGQPENAGAPQGSIQSMTDFGQPGFGGPCPPPGDKPHRYIFTVFALKVDQLPLKKEAPGAMVGYYLNQNVIGKASFTGTYGR encoded by the coding sequence ATGCGACGACTGATGGCCTCGATGATCTGTGCCCTGCTGGTGGTTCCTGCGGTCGGAAGCGCGGCCGAGTTTCAGCTGACGAGTCCGACGATCAAGGATCGGAGCACCATCGGCCACGAGCATGTGTTTAATGGGTTCGGCTGCACAGGCGGCAATGTGTCGCCTGAGTTGCGATGGGATCATGCGCCGAAGGACACCAAGAGTTTCGCCGTGACGGTCTATGATCCGGATGCCCCCACCGGAAGCGGCTGGTGGCACTGGCTGATCTTCAATATTGCTTCGAGTGTGACGCACTTGCCGGCCGGAGCGGGACAGCCGGAGAATGCCGGTGCGCCTCAAGGGAGCATTCAGAGCATGACGGATTTCGGTCAGCCAGGCTTTGGTGGGCCCTGTCCACCGCCGGGAGATAAACCGCACCGGTACATCTTCACGGTGTTCGCGTTGAAGGTCGATCAGTTGCCGCTCAAAAAAGAGGCCCCCGGCGCGATGGTCGGGTATTATCTCAATCAGAACGTCATCGGAAAAGCATCTTTCACCGGCACGTACGGTCGGTAA
- a CDS encoding uracil-DNA glycosylase — MSSSLTSLQELADSLHNCQRCPLAKLGRRQVVFGVGNPHASVMFVGEAPGFHEDQKGEPFVGAAGQLLNDLLESAGLSRADIYIANVIKCRPPNNRDPEPQEVETCKPFLLQQIAMIRPTLVCSLGNWATQTLLERKVGITRVRGQAFYLKEFVLFPLLHPAAALHQGTMLQPLREDFQKLKEFLDRHSQPPATQAGAAASSTGTLRIDAPTTTAQQMDLFGS; from the coding sequence ATGTCTTCATCTCTGACCTCCCTGCAGGAACTCGCCGACTCGCTACACAATTGCCAACGCTGCCCGCTCGCGAAGCTCGGTCGGCGCCAGGTCGTCTTCGGCGTGGGGAATCCGCACGCATCCGTCATGTTTGTGGGAGAGGCGCCGGGATTTCACGAGGATCAGAAGGGCGAGCCCTTCGTCGGGGCAGCCGGACAATTGCTCAACGACTTGCTGGAGTCAGCGGGGCTCTCGCGCGCGGATATCTATATCGCCAATGTAATCAAATGCCGCCCGCCGAATAATCGCGACCCCGAACCGCAAGAGGTCGAGACGTGCAAACCCTTCCTCCTGCAACAGATCGCGATGATTCGGCCGACGCTGGTCTGTTCTCTCGGCAATTGGGCGACGCAGACGCTGCTGGAACGAAAGGTCGGGATTACACGAGTACGCGGGCAGGCGTTTTACCTGAAGGAGTTCGTGCTGTTTCCGCTGCTCCATCCCGCCGCCGCGCTGCATCAGGGGACTATGTTGCAGCCGTTGCGGGAGGATTTCCAGAAACTGAAGGAGTTTCTCGACCGACACAGTCAGCCCCCCGCGACACAGGCGGGAGCCGCTGCGAGCAGCACCGGGACGTTGCGGATCGACGCCCCCACTACGACCGCGCAACAAATGGATTTGTTCGGGTCATAA
- a CDS encoding FAD-dependent oxidoreductase → MVAFPSYLFDSMSRTVLILGGGIAGLTAALHLAADGHSVTVIEQADHVGGRLSQAPPPLLLEAHHATWALLKTLGKDLHTRRLRHTPLEFLQTTGARIQFLHLPLPSPLNTLLGTTLFQGLSMRDRWHLLSFLERTWEQDPPLPNDLDARVADEWLASIGQSEQARHGVWNSLARLLLGAALPQVSAGLFMRTLRRCFLTGARATKLLIPPHGLDTFLITPLRTRLDRLGVRIHLNTTATQLQFVRDRVAHVELADRTRLTADWYISALPHHRLTPLLPERVVTHYAYFQQLSRLSESSLVIVRLHLAQPIEQTQLVLLERNRFHWMIRHPDEERHEQATVLWAVAVDEPDLLPQSKDDLVRLTLGDMEQAFPGGSLPRLIEADIVRLPSAILTTKPSTQQCRPLSNGPFTNFLVAGAWTDTGWPANLESAILSGQRCAALVPTGAP, encoded by the coding sequence GTGGTTGCGTTCCCGTCTTACCTCTTCGACTCCATGAGCCGGACGGTGCTGATTCTCGGCGGCGGGATCGCCGGTCTGACGGCAGCCTTACACCTTGCCGCCGACGGCCATTCAGTCACCGTGATCGAGCAGGCCGACCACGTGGGAGGCCGACTGAGCCAGGCACCGCCGCCCTTGCTCCTTGAAGCCCACCATGCGACCTGGGCTCTCCTCAAGACCCTGGGCAAAGACCTCCACACCAGGCGGCTTCGGCATACCCCGCTGGAATTTCTGCAGACGACCGGGGCTCGCATCCAATTCCTCCACCTTCCTTTACCCTCTCCGCTCAACACCCTCCTCGGAACCACCCTGTTCCAGGGCCTCTCGATGCGGGACCGGTGGCACCTGCTCTCGTTCCTTGAGCGAACATGGGAACAGGACCCTCCGTTGCCGAACGACCTCGACGCGCGCGTCGCCGACGAATGGCTCGCAAGCATCGGCCAGTCGGAACAGGCCAGACACGGAGTATGGAACAGCCTGGCGCGACTGTTACTGGGGGCCGCGCTGCCGCAGGTGTCTGCGGGACTCTTCATGCGCACGCTGAGACGCTGCTTCTTGACCGGCGCCCGCGCGACGAAATTACTCATCCCTCCGCACGGACTCGACACCTTTCTCATCACGCCGCTGAGAACACGACTCGACCGGCTGGGAGTCCGGATTCACCTGAACACCACGGCCACGCAACTGCAGTTTGTCCGAGATCGTGTCGCCCACGTCGAATTGGCGGATCGCACCCGGCTCACTGCCGACTGGTACATCTCCGCCCTACCGCATCACCGGCTCACGCCGCTGTTGCCGGAACGGGTGGTGACGCACTATGCCTATTTCCAGCAACTCAGCCGCTTGAGCGAATCGTCCCTGGTGATCGTGCGCCTGCATCTGGCCCAACCGATCGAGCAAACACAACTCGTCCTCTTGGAGCGAAACCGATTCCATTGGATGATTCGACATCCGGACGAAGAACGACACGAGCAGGCGACCGTCTTGTGGGCCGTGGCGGTCGATGAGCCGGACCTGTTGCCGCAATCGAAAGACGACCTCGTGCGGTTGACGTTGGGCGACATGGAGCAGGCGTTTCCCGGCGGCTCACTGCCCCGGCTCATCGAGGCGGATATCGTTCGTCTCCCGTCGGCCATCCTCACCACGAAACCGAGCACGCAGCAGTGCCGACCACTCTCAAATGGTCCGTTCACCAATTTTCTCGTCGCCGGTGCCTGGACGGACACCGGCTGGCCGGCGAATCTGGAATCGGCCATTCTCAGCGGCCAGCGTTGCGCCGCGCTTGTTCCTACCGGTGCGCCCTGA
- the hpnD gene encoding presqualene diphosphate synthase HpnD, whose translation MMTPAEAQTYCTTLTKKSGSNFYYSFLFLPKARREAMYTVYAFCKEVDNAVDEPPPGSHPQEELVRWRRELAAAYDGTPTFPVTISLAKHVRELSIPQAYFEELIKGVEMDLTSTRYATFDQLSLYCYRVASVVGLICLHVFGTTSPRAQDYAVNLGMAFQLTNILRDLGNDAECGRVYVPQEDLARFAYREEDLMHRRYKPEFTEFMRFEVDRAKEFYAKAARALDSLPPAERRALTVAEIMRGVYSRILQRIEQSGYRVLGDRVTLTPRHRLAVAAGVWLRSRLTSSTP comes from the coding sequence ATGATGACACCAGCTGAAGCCCAAACGTACTGCACGACCCTCACCAAGAAGAGCGGGAGCAATTTCTACTACTCCTTTCTGTTTCTGCCGAAAGCTCGTCGTGAGGCAATGTACACGGTCTACGCCTTTTGTAAGGAAGTGGACAATGCCGTGGACGAACCGCCCCCCGGCAGTCATCCGCAGGAGGAACTCGTGCGCTGGCGGCGCGAACTGGCCGCCGCCTACGACGGCACACCGACATTTCCGGTCACCATCAGCCTCGCCAAACATGTGCGGGAATTATCCATTCCGCAGGCCTATTTCGAAGAGCTCATCAAGGGCGTCGAGATGGACCTCACGAGCACGCGCTACGCCACCTTCGACCAACTGTCCCTCTACTGTTATCGGGTCGCGTCGGTGGTGGGACTGATTTGCCTCCACGTGTTCGGCACCACCTCTCCGCGCGCACAGGATTATGCGGTCAATCTCGGCATGGCATTTCAATTGACCAACATTCTCCGCGATCTGGGAAACGATGCAGAATGTGGCCGCGTGTATGTTCCGCAGGAGGACCTCGCGCGGTTCGCCTACCGGGAGGAAGATCTCATGCATCGGCGGTACAAACCTGAATTTACGGAATTCATGCGGTTTGAAGTTGACCGGGCAAAGGAGTTTTACGCCAAGGCGGCGCGGGCGCTCGATTCATTGCCGCCCGCCGAACGCCGAGCCCTGACGGTGGCGGAAATCATGCGCGGCGTGTATAGCCGGATCTTGCAGCGGATTGAGCAGTCCGGGTACCGCGTGTTGGGTGATCGGGTGACGCTGACTCCCCGTCACCGGCTGGCTGTGGCGGCGGGCGTGTGGTTGCGTTCCCGTCTTACCTCTTCGACTCCATGA
- a CDS encoding cobalamin-binding protein, with protein MRICSLVPGATEVVAALGCQDNLIGISHECDFPPNLAQVPVMVRPRIEGHHLSSAEIDRQVGELVAADGGLYELDEPRLLAARPDLLIAQALCDVCAITPSQLERVVHTLSPSPRMLTLSPSRLDDVLRDIERIGTAIGKKEAGAQLAAALRRRLDTVRANVSTHTTHPRVACLEWLSPLYTAGHWVPDMVAAAGGLDVLAQAGTTSRKLDWDALVAAAPDVLVLMPCGFTIPRTKAELALVTDHPQWNALPAVQKGAVYLVDALSYFSRPGPRLIDGVEQLATILHPACSEHRLPASVERLAVQTTRSH; from the coding sequence ATGAGAATTTGTTCGCTGGTGCCGGGTGCCACGGAAGTCGTCGCGGCCTTGGGGTGCCAAGACAATCTGATCGGTATCAGCCACGAATGTGACTTTCCGCCGAACCTCGCCCAGGTTCCGGTGATGGTACGCCCGCGCATCGAAGGCCATCACCTCTCCAGCGCCGAGATCGACCGGCAGGTAGGCGAGCTGGTTGCCGCCGACGGAGGCCTCTATGAATTGGATGAGCCCCGGCTCTTGGCCGCAAGGCCGGACCTGCTGATCGCCCAGGCTCTGTGTGATGTCTGCGCTATTACTCCGTCTCAATTGGAACGCGTCGTGCACACGCTCTCGCCGTCGCCCCGCATGCTCACCCTCAGTCCCAGCCGGCTCGATGACGTCCTGCGAGATATTGAAAGGATTGGAACGGCCATCGGGAAGAAAGAAGCCGGAGCACAGTTGGCGGCGGCGCTCCGCCGCAGGCTCGACACCGTGCGGGCCAACGTCAGCACCCACACAACGCACCCCAGAGTCGCCTGCCTCGAATGGCTCTCCCCGCTTTACACCGCAGGCCACTGGGTTCCCGACATGGTGGCCGCAGCGGGAGGCCTCGATGTCCTGGCGCAGGCCGGGACAACCTCCAGGAAATTGGACTGGGACGCACTCGTGGCCGCTGCACCGGACGTACTCGTCCTCATGCCCTGCGGATTTACCATCCCGCGCACGAAAGCCGAACTTGCGCTGGTGACAGACCATCCCCAATGGAACGCCCTCCCCGCCGTTCAGAAGGGAGCGGTCTATCTGGTTGATGCGCTCTCGTATTTTAGCCGCCCGGGTCCACGCCTGATCGACGGCGTGGAGCAATTAGCCACCATCTTGCACCCAGCCTGTTCTGAGCACCGCCTCCCCGCGTCCGTCGAGCGACTTGCGGTCCAGACAACACGCTCACACTGA
- a CDS encoding HAD family phosphatase, producing MSELRAIIFDFDGVIADTEPLHFAALQQVLAGIEITLTEAEYYTDYLGFDDRGCFLAALQSHQRPTSPARLSELMEHKAHAYLAAVKQHLAIFPGVRELVQEAAARYPLAIASGALRHEIELILEEAGLRKAFLHITSAEDVTRGKPAPEPFLHAMAGLNSRPNQSALSPNDCLVIEDSLPGIRAARAAGMKVLAVANTHTAQDLGEADAITHSLADTRLPDLQARLWGTAQGRS from the coding sequence ATGAGCGAACTACGCGCCATCATTTTTGATTTTGACGGAGTCATCGCCGACACCGAACCCTTGCACTTTGCCGCCCTGCAGCAAGTCCTGGCCGGCATTGAGATCACTCTTACCGAAGCAGAGTACTATACCGACTATCTCGGGTTCGACGATCGCGGCTGCTTCCTGGCTGCCCTGCAGTCGCATCAACGGCCCACCTCTCCCGCACGACTGAGTGAATTGATGGAGCACAAAGCGCACGCCTACCTGGCTGCCGTCAAACAACATCTCGCCATTTTCCCCGGCGTGCGTGAGTTGGTCCAGGAGGCCGCCGCGCGATACCCGCTCGCCATCGCCTCCGGCGCCCTGCGGCATGAAATCGAATTGATTTTGGAAGAGGCCGGACTTCGTAAGGCGTTTCTCCACATTACCAGCGCCGAAGATGTGACTCGTGGCAAACCGGCACCCGAGCCGTTCCTCCATGCGATGGCCGGGTTGAACTCACGACCGAACCAATCCGCACTTTCCCCAAACGACTGCCTGGTCATTGAGGATTCGTTACCCGGCATCAGAGCCGCGCGCGCCGCCGGCATGAAAGTGCTGGCTGTCGCCAATACTCACACGGCGCAAGATCTCGGGGAAGCCGATGCCATTACCCATTCGCTCGCGGACACCAGGCTTCCGGACCTGCAGGCACGCCTCTGGGGAACAGCACAAGGCCGCTCATGA
- a CDS encoding SH3 domain-containing protein, translating to MVSTMGIPAIRSEWGNWHLLFATQPEPDLEFTEEDLDESTSPPSPPMNAPKRSGKKPLLWILLLLLLGGIGYVAMDPDGAIQLVEPYLGGDEDTAPPAPQMPPATAQTPKAAPTVAPPAPPVVADRTPLAPAEIPAPPSTPVAAQPTPSTPAPAAPALKPTAPAAKPAAPTVYVAGPLYAEGQRVTVIADPTRPKSPIPLFVDAVGTKTSTTVLAGATLTILDGDHQKRGWVYSVRTQNGRKGWIPERSLRLKR from the coding sequence ATGGTTTCAACGATGGGCATTCCTGCCATACGCAGCGAGTGGGGGAACTGGCACCTCCTCTTCGCAACTCAACCGGAGCCTGACCTGGAATTTACCGAGGAAGACCTCGACGAATCGACGTCGCCCCCATCCCCTCCGATGAACGCGCCCAAGCGGTCGGGCAAGAAACCACTGCTCTGGATCCTGTTGCTCCTCCTGTTGGGAGGGATCGGCTATGTGGCCATGGATCCCGACGGGGCGATACAACTGGTGGAACCCTATCTGGGTGGTGACGAGGACACCGCGCCACCCGCCCCCCAAATGCCACCGGCCACAGCACAGACTCCGAAAGCTGCACCAACCGTGGCCCCACCCGCGCCACCCGTGGTGGCCGACCGCACTCCACTGGCTCCGGCTGAGATACCCGCTCCGCCGTCGACGCCAGTGGCTGCCCAGCCTACGCCCTCAACACCGGCACCCGCCGCGCCGGCCCTCAAGCCTACGGCACCGGCCGCCAAGCCTGCGGCGCCGACCGTCTACGTCGCAGGGCCGCTCTATGCAGAGGGCCAACGGGTGACGGTCATCGCCGATCCGACCAGGCCCAAGTCTCCCATCCCGCTCTTCGTTGATGCCGTAGGAACCAAGACCAGCACGACGGTGTTGGCCGGCGCCACGCTCACGATCCTGGACGGCGATCACCAAAAGCGCGGCTGGGTCTACTCCGTACGAACTCAGAATGGCCGAAAAGGCTGGATCCCCGAACGCAGCCTCCGGCTGAAACGCTGA
- a CDS encoding secondary thiamine-phosphate synthase enzyme YjbQ — protein sequence MKSYREELWFETKTRRAYLNITAQVEAVVRKSGVREGMVLVNAMHITASVYINDDEVGLLHDYDSFLERLAPQEGTYRHNDTGEDNGDAHLKRQLMGREVVVAITDGKLDFGPWEQIFYGEFDGRRRKRVLVKVIGE from the coding sequence ATGAAGTCGTATCGAGAAGAACTCTGGTTCGAGACGAAAACCCGGCGCGCGTATCTGAATATTACGGCGCAGGTCGAGGCGGTGGTGCGAAAAAGCGGTGTGCGGGAGGGGATGGTGTTGGTGAACGCCATGCACATCACGGCCAGCGTCTATATCAACGACGATGAGGTAGGGTTGCTGCACGACTACGACAGTTTTCTCGAACGGCTCGCACCGCAAGAGGGGACCTATCGCCACAATGACACCGGTGAAGACAACGGGGATGCGCATCTCAAGCGCCAGCTCATGGGGCGGGAGGTGGTCGTCGCCATTACGGATGGGAAATTGGATTTCGGGCCGTGGGAGCAAATATTTTACGGAGAGTTTGATGGGCGGCGGCGGAAGCGTGTGCTGGTGAAGGTCATCGGGGAGTGA
- a CDS encoding cysteine rich repeat-containing protein: MAGPSRLSSIVIVTVLSCVALGAVWGLVLHTLPQNDILPDPSPLSPPSPPAPPAASIATVPSQSLPELAAQPVVVKDGQPLPQAEASRPSPGASSALMKNVKCDMEIEALCPEEEGERQACLQRKAAQLSAPCRPMLRERLVRMKGERQQLRVACEADRKQFCRDVPLGGGAMMQCLESHAQEVSDQCFQHLPKRGRLLN; the protein is encoded by the coding sequence TTGGCTGGCCCATCGCGACTTAGCTCCATCGTGATCGTGACGGTCCTCAGTTGTGTGGCCTTGGGCGCGGTCTGGGGCCTCGTGCTGCACACCTTGCCACAAAACGACATCCTGCCCGATCCGTCGCCGCTGTCCCCTCCCTCGCCGCCTGCACCACCTGCGGCATCGATCGCCACGGTTCCGTCTCAGTCGTTACCCGAATTGGCGGCGCAGCCAGTCGTGGTGAAGGACGGGCAGCCGCTCCCTCAGGCCGAGGCGTCGAGACCTTCTCCGGGCGCGTCTTCGGCCCTCATGAAGAATGTGAAGTGCGACATGGAAATTGAGGCGTTGTGTCCGGAGGAGGAAGGAGAGCGCCAGGCGTGCCTGCAGCGCAAAGCGGCGCAACTCTCCGCCCCCTGCCGACCGATGTTGCGGGAGCGGTTGGTGCGGATGAAAGGGGAGAGGCAGCAGTTGCGCGTGGCCTGTGAAGCGGACCGGAAGCAGTTCTGCCGAGACGTGCCGCTAGGCGGTGGGGCGATGATGCAGTGCCTGGAATCTCATGCGCAGGAAGTTTCTGACCAGTGCTTTCAACACTTGCCGAAACGGGGCCGGTTGCTCAATTAG
- a CDS encoding FHA domain-containing protein: MSQHHPAPHTLLVKSPHSGTREIALSHTPFTIGRKTDNDLCLEDVAVSGHHARIVKVQEVMFLEDLGSTNGTFVNEHKIERRQLQDTDSIRLGTHRLIFRGSQSAQADTLAAIDIVTADKTIVVSEASSVTNPAPEPQVGVVEILSGKTSHSQYPLTKHISLVGAQDDAVITMTGWFAPKTAAAISRRGEGYMVSQTESGKRILLNGRHIEGEHALRNGDVVEVAGITMRFLLRDRKSPVAR; this comes from the coding sequence ATGTCACAGCACCACCCTGCGCCCCACACGCTCCTCGTGAAATCGCCGCACAGCGGCACCAGGGAGATTGCCCTGTCCCACACGCCCTTTACCATCGGGCGGAAGACAGACAATGACTTGTGCCTGGAGGATGTCGCGGTGTCCGGGCACCATGCGCGCATCGTGAAAGTTCAGGAAGTGATGTTTCTAGAGGATCTCGGCAGCACGAACGGCACCTTTGTCAACGAGCACAAGATCGAGCGGCGGCAGCTCCAAGACACCGACAGCATCCGCCTGGGGACACATCGCCTCATCTTTCGAGGAAGTCAATCGGCGCAGGCAGACACACTGGCAGCGATTGATATCGTGACGGCCGACAAGACGATCGTCGTCTCCGAGGCCTCATCCGTCACCAACCCGGCACCTGAACCGCAGGTCGGCGTGGTGGAGATTCTCTCAGGCAAAACCAGCCACTCGCAGTATCCTCTGACCAAACACATTTCATTGGTCGGGGCGCAGGACGATGCCGTGATCACCATGACCGGCTGGTTTGCACCGAAAACCGCGGCGGCCATCAGCCGGAGAGGCGAGGGATATATGGTGAGCCAGACGGAGAGCGGGAAACGTATTCTTCTGAACGGCCGCCACATTGAGGGAGAACATGCGCTTCGCAACGGGGATGTCGTGGAAGTGGCCGGGATCACGATGCGGTTCTTGCTGCGCGACCGGAAGAGCCCCGTGGCGCGCTAA
- a CDS encoding Stp1/IreP family PP2C-type Ser/Thr phosphatase: protein MHSLHITHGASSDIGLIRQQNEDRFHADSATGLFVVCDGMGGHRAGEVASRHAVDRISRHLAQAQADPSLPLIGAERPEFSSTTNQLASAIRLANHYVHQEAARHAEYTGMGTTVVAAWLVGSILSIAHVGDSRLYLIRRGALQLLTRDHTLVQEQVQSGLLTAPAAAHAPHKHVLTRAVGVQPLVEVELGELPVLPGDLLLLCSDGLTAGVSADTILRVAQESSDPQATADRLIALSNAAGGTDNTTVIVARLTPRAPGLWNRISGRLFTSPQTESD, encoded by the coding sequence ATGCACTCGTTGCACATCACACATGGAGCGAGTTCGGATATCGGGCTGATCCGCCAGCAGAATGAAGACCGCTTCCATGCCGATTCTGCGACCGGCCTGTTCGTCGTCTGTGACGGGATGGGCGGCCACCGAGCGGGGGAAGTCGCCAGCCGTCACGCCGTGGACCGCATCTCTCGACACCTGGCTCAAGCCCAGGCCGACCCGTCGCTTCCGCTGATCGGCGCCGAGCGGCCTGAATTTTCGTCCACCACCAATCAACTCGCGAGCGCCATCCGCCTGGCGAACCACTACGTGCATCAGGAAGCCGCGCGGCATGCCGAATACACCGGCATGGGCACCACCGTCGTGGCAGCCTGGCTCGTGGGATCGATCCTCTCCATCGCCCACGTGGGTGACAGCCGCCTCTATCTGATTCGCCGCGGCGCACTGCAGCTTTTGACTAGGGACCACACCCTGGTCCAGGAGCAGGTGCAGTCCGGACTCCTGACCGCACCTGCTGCCGCGCATGCGCCCCACAAACATGTGCTGACTCGGGCCGTCGGAGTCCAGCCACTGGTGGAGGTCGAGCTGGGAGAACTGCCTGTCTTGCCCGGCGATCTCCTCCTCCTCTGCTCCGACGGGCTGACCGCCGGAGTGTCCGCCGATACCATCCTGCGCGTCGCGCAGGAGTCCTCCGATCCGCAGGCCACCGCCGACCGACTCATTGCCCTCTCGAACGCCGCCGGTGGCACCGACAATACGACCGTCATCGTCGCACGCCTCACACCACGCGCACCGGGTCTATGGAATCGTATTTCTGGCCGCCTGTTTACGTCACCTCAAACGGAATCCGACTAA